A section of the Acidimicrobiales bacterium genome encodes:
- the arsB gene encoding ACR3 family arsenite efflux transporter produces the protein MTTGAEHGEVAVIERLSRLDRFLPAWIVAAMALGIALGRLIPDLDDWLDEIAIGTVSLPIAIGLLLMMYPVLAKVRYSRIDEVAADRRLVLSSLLLNWVVGPALMFTLAWLFLADLPEYRTGIIIVGLARCIAMVLIWNDLAGGDREAAAVLVALNSVFQIIAYAALGYFYLELLPGWLGLDTAALDVSMWEIARIVLIFLGVPLVAGYLTRRVGEARRGVQWYEDEFLPRIGPIALYGLLFTVVMLFALQGEAITDSPVDVARIAAPLLVYFVIIWGASFMLGLRLGLSYEKNTTLAFTAAGNNFELAIAVAIGVFGVTSGEALAGVVGPLIEVPVLVGLVYVALWARRRFYPRPV, from the coding sequence ATGACGACGGGCGCAGAGCACGGCGAGGTTGCGGTGATCGAGCGGTTGTCGCGCCTCGACCGGTTCCTGCCGGCGTGGATCGTCGCGGCGATGGCCCTCGGAATCGCCCTCGGGCGCCTGATCCCCGACCTCGACGACTGGTTGGACGAGATAGCGATCGGCACGGTCTCGCTGCCGATCGCGATCGGGCTCCTGTTGATGATGTACCCGGTGCTGGCGAAGGTCCGGTACTCGCGGATAGACGAGGTTGCGGCCGATCGGCGGCTGGTCCTGAGCTCCCTGCTGCTCAACTGGGTGGTCGGCCCCGCGCTGATGTTCACGCTGGCATGGCTGTTCCTCGCGGACCTTCCCGAGTACCGCACCGGGATCATCATCGTGGGGTTGGCCCGATGTATCGCGATGGTGCTGATCTGGAACGATCTCGCTGGTGGCGACCGCGAGGCCGCCGCGGTGCTGGTGGCGCTGAACTCGGTGTTCCAGATCATCGCCTATGCCGCGCTGGGGTACTTCTATCTCGAACTGTTGCCCGGCTGGCTGGGTCTGGACACCGCGGCGCTGGACGTCTCGATGTGGGAGATCGCCCGCATCGTGTTGATCTTCCTCGGAGTGCCCCTGGTCGCGGGATACCTGACCCGTCGCGTGGGGGAGGCCCGCCGCGGGGTGCAGTGGTACGAGGACGAGTTCCTGCCGCGGATCGGCCCCATCGCGCTGTACGGCCTCTTGTTCACCGTGGTCATGCTGTTCGCGCTCCAGGGCGAAGCCATCACCGACAGCCCCGTCGACGTCGCCCGCATCGCGGCGCCCCTCCTGGTCTACTTCGTCATCATCTGGGGGGCCTCGTTCATGCTGGGCCTGCGTCTGGGCCTCTCCTACGAGAAGAACACGACGCTCGCGTTCACCGCGGCGGGCAACAACTTCGAACTCGCGATCGCCGTGGCGATCGGGGTGTTCGGGGTGACGTCGGGTGAGGCGTTGGCCGGTGTGGTCGGTCCGCTCATCGAGGTGCCGGTCCTGGTGGGCCTGGTGTACGTGGCGCTCTGGGCGAGGCGCCGGTTCTATCCCCGGCCGGTGTGA
- a CDS encoding LLM class flavin-dependent oxidoreductase: MEIGLQFIFQNTHDGLSDAEMMRKEIEVALLAEEVGMDFLLLPEHHFDPGYSMMPDNLQMLAYLAGKTERIKIGSGAIILPWHENPTRVAERISVLQVLLGDRFLLGFGRGLAREEYRAFGIDMGTSRERFDQSAEIILDILETGVAEYDTEYFTQSRTTVTPAPQHGYRDRSFLSVAMTPPSAMAAAHIGGTMMSFVQLPWEMHHEAVEAWRAEFQKVHPDKEPGAPVFSDFTFCHEDPKVAEDVARKYLSKYYDTVIRHYDFDGNHWGETKGYEAYQEGASAIAEIGVDAACEGFMQNQAWGTPDQIIEKWTQRVEMTGELRPAMAVSYAGMPFDLVQNSLRLIGEKVAPELRKLGSKATAAA, translated from the coding sequence ATGGAAATCGGCCTGCAATTCATCTTTCAGAACACCCACGACGGGCTATCCGACGCCGAGATGATGCGCAAGGAGATCGAGGTCGCTCTCCTGGCCGAGGAAGTCGGCATGGACTTCCTGCTCCTGCCCGAGCACCACTTCGACCCCGGCTACTCGATGATGCCCGACAACCTCCAGATGCTCGCCTACCTCGCGGGCAAGACGGAGCGCATCAAGATCGGTTCGGGCGCCATCATCCTGCCGTGGCACGAGAACCCCACCCGGGTTGCCGAGCGGATCTCTGTGCTGCAGGTCCTGTTGGGTGACCGCTTCCTCCTCGGCTTCGGTCGCGGCCTCGCCCGAGAGGAATACCGTGCTTTCGGCATCGACATGGGCACCTCGCGCGAGCGCTTCGACCAGTCCGCCGAGATCATCCTCGACATCTTGGAGACCGGAGTCGCCGAGTACGACACCGAGTACTTCACCCAGTCGCGCACCACGGTCACCCCGGCGCCGCAGCACGGCTACCGGGACCGGTCGTTCCTGTCTGTGGCGATGACGCCGCCGTCGGCCATGGCTGCCGCCCACATCGGCGGCACGATGATGTCGTTCGTGCAGCTGCCGTGGGAGATGCACCACGAGGCCGTCGAGGCCTGGCGGGCGGAGTTCCAGAAGGTCCATCCGGACAAGGAGCCCGGCGCCCCCGTGTTCTCGGACTTCACGTTCTGCCACGAGGACCCGAAGGTCGCCGAGGACGTCGCCCGCAAGTACCTGTCGAAGTACTACGACACGGTGATCCGCCACTACGACTTCGACGGCAACCACTGGGGCGAGACCAAGGGCTACGAGGCCTACCAGGAGGGCGCGAGCGCCATCGCCGAGATCGGCGTGGATGCCGCGTGTGAAGGGTTCATGCAGAACCAGGCGTGGGGAACCCCGGACCAGATCATCGAGAAGTGGACGCAGCGCGTGGAGATGACCGGTGAGCTCCGGCCCGCCATGGCGGTCTCCTACGCCGGAATGCCGTTCGATCTCGTGCAGAACAGCCTCCGCCTGATCGGCGAGAAGGTCGCTCCTGAGCTGCGCAAGCTGGGGTCGAAGGCGACCGCGGCCGCCTGA
- a CDS encoding cytochrome P450 — protein MTDVLFDPTRLEVQVDPYPHYRRLRDEAPVYFIEPVGAYALTRYEDCKNTFLHPEQYSARDFIAQAFGDLDPVPEVPSIIAMDPPEHTRLRKLAAEGFKPSITRAMEPKVHEIVDGLIDDLMDRPDRSFDFVGDFAAYVPVSVTAEMIGVDASQRENFKHWTADLLNAANRAALADDEVTRIRASVASLREYLETVIADRRANPTDDFISMLVRAEVDEETLSPLEVLSVVILTHFGGSETPSHLIGNSLIALFEEPDLMARVKADLSLVPKVVEESLRFWSPVHLVFQTAAQEIDLHGVTIPENSFVLSYISSANRDERRFPNPDVFDIDRNTDGHLSFAHGPHYCPGASIGRRMAAVALTKILERMPDIARVNADTDWLPTLWIRGARTLPVTF, from the coding sequence ATGACCGACGTGCTTTTCGACCCGACCAGGCTCGAGGTCCAGGTGGATCCCTACCCTCACTACCGGCGGTTGCGGGACGAGGCGCCGGTCTACTTCATCGAGCCGGTGGGCGCGTACGCGCTCACCCGCTACGAGGACTGCAAGAACACGTTCCTTCACCCCGAGCAGTACTCGGCACGTGACTTCATCGCCCAGGCCTTCGGCGACCTAGACCCGGTACCCGAGGTGCCGTCGATCATCGCGATGGATCCGCCCGAACACACCCGGCTGCGCAAGCTCGCCGCCGAGGGCTTCAAGCCGTCGATCACAAGGGCCATGGAGCCCAAGGTGCACGAGATCGTCGACGGACTGATCGACGACCTGATGGACCGGCCGGACCGCAGCTTCGACTTCGTCGGAGACTTCGCCGCCTACGTGCCGGTCAGCGTGACAGCCGAGATGATCGGGGTCGACGCGTCCCAGCGTGAGAACTTCAAGCACTGGACCGCGGACCTGTTGAACGCCGCCAACCGCGCCGCGCTGGCCGACGACGAGGTCACCCGCATCCGTGCGAGCGTCGCCAGTCTGCGCGAGTACCTCGAGACAGTCATCGCGGACCGCCGGGCCAACCCGACCGACGACTTCATCTCCATGCTCGTCCGGGCCGAGGTCGACGAGGAGACGCTCTCACCCCTCGAGGTGCTGAGCGTGGTGATCCTCACCCACTTCGGTGGATCCGAGACGCCGTCGCACCTGATCGGCAACTCACTCATCGCGCTGTTCGAGGAGCCCGACCTCATGGCGCGGGTGAAGGCTGATCTGTCCCTCGTCCCGAAGGTGGTCGAGGAGTCGCTGCGCTTCTGGTCACCCGTGCACCTCGTCTTCCAGACGGCGGCTCAGGAGATCGACCTGCACGGTGTCACCATCCCGGAGAACTCTTTCGTCCTGTCCTACATCTCGTCCGCCAACCGCGACGAGCGCCGTTTCCCCAACCCCGATGTCTTCGACATCGACCGCAACACCGACGGCCACCTCTCCTTCGCGCACGGCCCCCATTACTGCCCGGGTGCATCGATCGGTCGGCGGATGGCCGCAGTCGCACTGACGAAGATCCTCGAGCGGATGCCCGACATCGCGCGGGTGAACGCCGACACCGACTGGCTGCCCACCCTGTGGATCCGGGGCGCGCGCACCCTGCCGGTGACCTTCTAG
- a CDS encoding response regulator transcription factor produces the protein MKLLLIEDDKKIATAVTRGLQGEGFNVTVAYDGVAGLWKAIESTYDAVIVDLMLPGRNGFQICSELRKAGDWTPILVLTAKDGDLDEAEALDTGADDYLTKPFSFPVLVAHLRALLRRAGGQEPVALEVGDLRIDPGQRRVWRGDEEVDVTTRQFDVLEFLVRRAGQVLSKAEILAGVWDLDFDGDPNIVEVYIRRLRTRIDEPFGRSAIQTVRGAGYRLATNGG, from the coding sequence ATGAAGCTGCTGTTGATCGAGGACGACAAGAAGATCGCCACCGCTGTCACGCGCGGCCTCCAAGGCGAGGGTTTCAACGTCACCGTCGCCTACGACGGCGTCGCCGGACTGTGGAAGGCGATCGAGAGCACCTACGACGCGGTCATCGTGGACCTGATGCTCCCCGGCAGGAACGGTTTCCAGATCTGCAGCGAGCTACGCAAGGCCGGCGACTGGACACCCATCCTGGTGCTGACGGCGAAGGACGGCGACCTCGACGAGGCCGAGGCGCTGGACACCGGCGCGGACGACTATCTGACCAAGCCGTTCTCGTTCCCGGTCCTGGTTGCACACCTGCGCGCACTTCTGCGGCGTGCGGGCGGGCAGGAACCCGTCGCGCTCGAGGTGGGCGATCTGCGCATCGACCCCGGGCAGCGTCGCGTCTGGCGGGGCGACGAGGAGGTGGACGTCACGACCCGTCAGTTCGACGTCCTCGAGTTCCTCGTGCGCCGGGCGGGTCAGGTCCTGTCCAAGGCGGAGATCCTCGCGGGGGTGTGGGACCTCGACTTCGACGGTGATCCGAACATCGTCGAGGTCTACATCCGCCGCCTGCGCACGCGGATCGACGAGCCGTTCGGACGCAGCGCCATCCAGACCGTGCGCGGCGCGGGGTACCGACTCGCCACGAACGGCGGCTAG
- a CDS encoding amino acid permease — MTGATEEQQGGLGTFGGVFTPSILTILGLVLFLRVPYVVGSVGLFQSLIILGLATLVSVLTTISLATVATNLKVRGGGEYFLISRTLGVEFGGAVGVVLYLAISVSVAFYAIGFAEAAAGAFDRDAASVIQSVAVALIVVLIGVAIIGSDLATRLQYVVMALLVMSLVSFFVGAGRDFDADLLSENFDKPDNGTGFWEAFAIFFPAVTGFSQGVAMSGDLRSPSRSITRGTFAAVGVSTIVYVAAIIVLAGSAPAATLVDETTTIMGDVSLAAWTILVGVLAATLSSALASSLGGPRVLQQLAKDRVLPGIAPFAAGAGPMRNPRRAALITALIAVIVAALGDLNAVAPIISMFFLASYGLINYATYFEIRAASTSFRPRFRWYDRRVSLAGTAACGAAIVAINPIAGAAAGVVLVGLYLYLRRRDTPDRWSDSAGAYHFTQARKHLRRLDDHPRTRDWRPCMLVFVPRDPELRSRMLKVASWMEGDVGYMTAVRVVEGDDPRRRRHAAEVEADLRRELDDSAPGSYARVLATQEIDVAVPALVQAHGIGDIRANLAVFGVRDLRSTDGDGEAYGQMLHGCARQGTNVVITNVDRHGWEVFESTAPRDRTIGLWWSDDQVGQLITLIAWLCKRDPAWSDARVIAHVPAGEQPDERARVESLLEAARIRADVVEVEPTAAALADALGSTTLALAPLRIRRGRALGPFGSPLGMLLESLPIAIMTLATEFLDLDAEPDDELEELAELREQVERTRRWVRELDTEASARLVETESRRIALDAADDDDDRDRLRDAVAEAEREATAAFRRYLDAKTRLEAVERRFHEMSPGAGPSDLDPAVWRSSSRD; from the coding sequence ATGACGGGCGCGACCGAGGAGCAACAGGGAGGGCTCGGCACCTTCGGAGGCGTCTTCACGCCGAGCATCCTGACGATCCTCGGCCTGGTGCTGTTTCTGCGGGTGCCCTACGTCGTGGGCAGCGTCGGCCTGTTCCAGTCGCTCATCATTCTCGGCCTGGCGACGCTGGTCTCGGTCCTCACGACGATCTCACTGGCAACGGTCGCGACGAACCTCAAGGTCCGCGGCGGCGGCGAGTACTTCTTGATCTCGCGAACCCTCGGCGTCGAGTTCGGCGGGGCGGTCGGCGTGGTGTTGTACCTGGCGATCTCGGTTTCGGTCGCGTTCTACGCCATCGGCTTCGCCGAGGCGGCAGCCGGTGCGTTCGACCGCGACGCCGCGTCGGTGATCCAGTCCGTCGCGGTCGCCCTGATCGTCGTGCTGATCGGCGTGGCGATCATCGGCTCGGACCTCGCCACCCGTCTCCAGTACGTCGTGATGGCACTTCTCGTGATGTCGCTGGTGTCGTTCTTCGTCGGCGCCGGCCGCGACTTCGACGCGGATCTGCTGTCGGAGAACTTCGACAAGCCCGACAACGGGACCGGTTTCTGGGAGGCGTTCGCGATCTTCTTCCCGGCCGTCACGGGCTTCAGCCAGGGGGTCGCGATGTCCGGCGACCTCCGCTCCCCCAGCCGTTCGATCACACGGGGGACCTTCGCCGCCGTCGGCGTCTCGACCATCGTCTACGTCGCAGCGATCATCGTCCTCGCCGGATCGGCTCCGGCGGCGACGCTCGTCGACGAGACCACGACGATCATGGGCGACGTGTCGCTCGCCGCGTGGACGATCCTCGTCGGCGTGCTCGCGGCGACGCTGTCGTCGGCACTCGCATCGTCGCTCGGCGGGCCACGGGTCCTGCAGCAGTTGGCCAAGGACCGTGTCCTGCCCGGGATCGCCCCCTTCGCGGCGGGGGCCGGACCGATGAGAAACCCCCGCCGCGCCGCCCTGATCACGGCGCTGATCGCGGTGATCGTGGCGGCACTGGGCGACCTCAACGCCGTCGCCCCGATCATCTCGATGTTCTTCCTCGCCAGCTACGGCCTCATCAACTACGCGACCTACTTCGAGATCCGGGCCGCCAGCACGTCGTTCCGCCCTCGGTTCCGTTGGTACGACCGTCGGGTGAGCCTGGCCGGCACGGCGGCGTGCGGCGCGGCCATCGTGGCGATCAACCCCATCGCCGGTGCCGCCGCCGGCGTCGTGCTGGTGGGCCTCTACCTCTATCTCCGGCGGCGGGACACCCCCGACAGGTGGAGCGACAGCGCAGGCGCCTACCACTTCACCCAGGCGCGCAAGCACCTGCGCCGCCTCGACGACCACCCCCGGACGCGTGACTGGCGCCCGTGCATGCTCGTTTTCGTGCCGAGGGATCCCGAGCTGCGGAGCCGCATGCTCAAGGTCGCATCCTGGATGGAAGGTGACGTCGGCTACATGACGGCCGTGCGCGTCGTCGAGGGTGACGATCCCCGCCGACGACGACATGCCGCGGAGGTGGAGGCCGATCTGCGCCGTGAGCTCGACGACTCGGCACCGGGTAGCTACGCCCGGGTTCTCGCCACCCAGGAGATCGACGTCGCAGTCCCGGCTCTGGTGCAGGCGCACGGGATCGGCGACATCCGCGCGAACCTCGCAGTCTTCGGCGTACGGGACCTCCGCAGCACCGACGGGGACGGCGAGGCGTACGGACAGATGCTGCACGGCTGCGCCCGCCAGGGCACCAACGTGGTGATCACCAACGTGGATCGCCACGGGTGGGAGGTCTTCGAGTCCACCGCCCCCCGTGACCGCACGATCGGGCTGTGGTGGTCCGACGATCAGGTCGGGCAGTTGATCACGCTCATCGCCTGGCTGTGCAAGCGCGACCCGGCGTGGAGCGACGCCCGCGTCATCGCCCATGTTCCGGCCGGCGAGCAGCCCGACGAGAGAGCCCGGGTGGAGTCGCTGCTGGAGGCGGCGCGGATCCGTGCCGACGTCGTGGAGGTCGAGCCCACAGCGGCTGCGCTCGCGGACGCCCTCGGCTCGACGACGCTGGCATTGGCTCCGCTGCGGATCCGCCGGGGACGCGCCCTCGGACCGTTCGGGTCACCGCTCGGCATGCTCCTCGAGAGCCTGCCGATCGCGATCATGACGCTCGCCACTGAGTTCCTGGACCTCGACGCGGAGCCCGATGATGAACTCGAGGAACTGGCGGAGCTGCGCGAACAGGTCGAACGCACCCGCAGATGGGTGAGGGAACTCGACACTGAGGCGTCGGCGAGACTCGTCGAGACGGAGAGCCGGCGGATCGCTCTGGACGCGGCCGACGACGATGACGACCGCGACCGTCTGCGGGACGCGGTGGCCGAGGCGGAGAGAGAGGCGACGGCCGCTTTCCGGCGCTACCTGGACGCCAAGACGCGCCTCGAGGCCGTCGAACGCAGGTTCCACGAGATGTCGCCAGGTGCCGGACCGTCGGACCTCGATCCCGCCGTGTGGCGAAGTTCGTCCCGCGACTGA
- a CDS encoding polysaccharide deacetylase family protein has translation MSSSAGIASMRWIRVVVAAAAVVSAVGAMATAEAAAAAPPAKPIVYLTFDDGPLSSGTTAVLDLLDRYDVDATFFVLGSRVVEQPALIARMLRDGHALGGHSWDHPDYSRSSDAAIASQLDRTADAVRSAGGPPLTCHRAPYGTSTTASRRLAAERGLAEIYWNIDPADYRNSASGIVGQLERVVNGSVVLLHDGSTNYRVTVAAVDRWLGANRDRYDFRPLPACSGGPPGPRSVHRPLGSVDTATAVAGGVKLAGWALDWDVPGTPTRVHVYVDGAFGGEFAASSRRPDVAAATGADARHGFAGFVPTPPGAHEVCVFGLGLDSAGRFDSRNAALGPCRNVRVGTSGHPGSGPTTPAPPPTPPSPTGSSVPRGYVDRVATTSEGLDVAGWALDPDDATRSVFVHVYVDGRFWAERRAASVRPDVNTALAVGGSHGFTVRGAVGPGRHDVCVYVLGIDRIGALDAMNPLLGCRTVAS, from the coding sequence GTGTCGTCGTCTGCGGGAATCGCCTCGATGCGGTGGATCCGCGTCGTCGTGGCAGCGGCGGCCGTCGTCTCGGCCGTGGGCGCCATGGCGACCGCGGAGGCAGCAGCAGCAGCTCCGCCGGCCAAGCCGATCGTCTATCTGACCTTCGACGACGGACCCTTGTCCAGCGGTACGACTGCGGTGCTCGATCTTCTGGATCGCTACGACGTCGACGCCACGTTCTTCGTGCTCGGGAGCCGCGTGGTTGAACAGCCCGCTCTGATCGCACGGATGCTGCGCGACGGCCACGCGCTCGGTGGACACTCGTGGGACCACCCCGACTATTCGCGCTCGAGCGATGCAGCGATCGCGTCCCAACTCGATCGAACAGCTGACGCGGTACGCAGCGCAGGAGGCCCTCCCCTCACCTGCCACAGGGCCCCATACGGCACCTCGACCACCGCCAGTCGCAGGCTGGCGGCAGAGCGCGGACTGGCCGAGATCTACTGGAACATCGACCCCGCCGACTACAGGAACTCCGCCTCGGGGATCGTCGGTCAACTCGAACGGGTGGTGAACGGGTCGGTGGTCCTTCTCCACGACGGATCCACGAACTACCGGGTGACCGTCGCCGCTGTGGACAGGTGGCTTGGAGCCAACCGGGACCGCTACGACTTCCGGCCGCTGCCGGCGTGTTCCGGTGGACCTCCCGGCCCCCGCTCGGTACATCGTCCGCTCGGTTCCGTCGACACGGCGACCGCGGTCGCCGGGGGCGTCAAGCTCGCCGGCTGGGCCCTCGACTGGGACGTTCCGGGCACCCCGACGCGTGTCCACGTCTATGTGGACGGCGCTTTCGGTGGCGAGTTCGCGGCGTCTTCGCGCCGCCCGGATGTCGCTGCCGCAACCGGCGCCGATGCCCGTCACGGCTTCGCGGGCTTCGTCCCCACGCCGCCCGGCGCCCATGAGGTTTGCGTCTTCGGTCTCGGCCTCGACAGCGCGGGGCGCTTCGACTCCCGCAACGCCGCCCTCGGCCCGTGTCGGAACGTGCGGGTGGGAACCAGCGGACATCCCGGCTCAGGGCCGACCACGCCCGCGCCCCCACCCACACCACCGTCGCCCACCGGATCGAGCGTTCCGCGGGGGTACGTGGACCGCGTCGCCACGACCTCAGAGGGACTCGACGTCGCAGGTTGGGCACTCGATCCTGACGACGCCACCCGGTCGGTATTCGTACACGTCTACGTCGACGGCCGCTTCTGGGCGGAACGACGGGCGGCCTCAGTGCGCCCCGACGTGAACACGGCCCTGGCCGTGGGTGGCTCACACGGATTCACCGTGCGGGGCGCCGTCGGGCCCGGACGCCACGACGTCTGCGTCTACGTCCTGGGCATCGACCGCATCGGCGCCCTCGACGCCATGAACCCGCTGCTCGGTTGTCGCACCGTGGCGTCGTAG
- a CDS encoding TetR/AcrR family transcriptional regulator → MADTDTRRGRPLDPTRDVAIVDATIELFAEVGFDQLTMEAVARRASVGLSTIYRRWNSKSELVAAAIAALLVPDDDAAQDPAPSYTDVLERLFETLGGAERPFYPGVISAMESDPEVAAVVRTHAIEPYRRALRRHVRDVLGDYADDETVRLLADLGPGLLIYRSLIVAEPLTRELVDLVRATFDVTLAAVAAERGLRPGR, encoded by the coding sequence GTGGCGGACACGGACACCCGCAGGGGGCGCCCACTCGACCCGACCCGTGACGTCGCCATCGTCGACGCCACGATCGAGTTGTTCGCCGAGGTCGGTTTCGACCAGTTGACGATGGAGGCCGTCGCCCGGCGGGCGAGCGTGGGCCTGTCGACCATCTACCGCCGCTGGAACTCGAAGTCCGAGCTCGTCGCCGCGGCGATCGCCGCACTCCTGGTCCCCGACGACGACGCGGCCCAGGACCCGGCGCCGTCGTACACGGACGTTCTCGAGCGTCTCTTCGAGACCCTCGGCGGCGCCGAGCGGCCTTTCTACCCGGGCGTCATCTCCGCGATGGAATCGGACCCCGAGGTGGCGGCGGTCGTGCGCACCCATGCCATCGAGCCCTACCGGCGCGCTCTGCGCAGACACGTCCGCGACGTCCTCGGCGACTATGCGGACGACGAGACCGTCAGGCTGCTCGCAGACCTCGGTCCCGGCCTGTTGATCTACCGGTCGCTGATCGTCGCGGAGCCCCTCACGCGTGAGTTGGTCGACCTCGTCAGGGCGACCTTCGACGTCACGCTCGCGGCGGTCGCCGCCGAGAGGGGACTGCGACCCGGCCGGTGA
- a CDS encoding ATP-binding protein → MPSLRARTSTIRFRITVIAGLLVAIVLTASAIGLVVLQRQQLMHNLDASLEQRSDQLGEILVEGGEPSLVVANSNDEDRAAQVMDPAGTVLAATTNLEGEAPIATLAADEDQRLRTVSDLPLEDDTYRTLSRRVETPSGTLVLNVAENIDDLRDAIRGLTWALSIAVPGVVIFVMSLVWWLVGRTLRPVESLRAEVTAITDTSTERRVPVPPHDDEISRLATTMNAMLDRLAEAGENQRRFVADASHELRSPLTRIRTELEVDLNQPERADLAATHGLVLEETVALQQLVDDLLYLARADANAAPLRRRPTDLDDIVLSEVRRVREGQAVTIDAAGVTAAHAEVDPGQTTRVVRNLLDNAIRHATSSVKVQLRELDGAVELRITDDGPGVPAGRREDVFARFARLDDARARDEGGTGLGLAISREIAVRHGGSLVIDPDHRGGASFVLTLPR, encoded by the coding sequence GTGCCCAGCCTGCGCGCCAGGACCTCGACGATCCGCTTCCGCATCACCGTGATCGCCGGCCTGCTCGTGGCGATCGTTCTCACGGCGAGCGCGATCGGACTCGTCGTCCTCCAGCGCCAGCAACTCATGCACAACCTCGACGCGTCCCTCGAGCAGCGCTCCGACCAACTCGGCGAGATCCTCGTCGAGGGCGGTGAGCCGTCGCTGGTCGTCGCGAACAGCAACGACGAGGACCGGGCCGCACAGGTCATGGACCCGGCCGGCACGGTTCTCGCCGCCACGACCAACCTCGAGGGCGAAGCCCCCATCGCCACTCTGGCCGCCGACGAGGACCAGCGGCTGCGCACTGTCAGCGATCTTCCGCTCGAAGACGACACCTACCGGACGTTGTCGAGGCGGGTCGAGACCCCGTCGGGAACGCTGGTGTTGAACGTCGCCGAGAACATCGACGACCTGCGCGACGCCATCCGTGGGCTCACCTGGGCCCTGTCGATCGCCGTGCCGGGCGTCGTGATCTTCGTCATGAGCCTCGTGTGGTGGCTGGTGGGACGGACCCTGCGTCCGGTGGAGAGCCTCCGGGCGGAGGTGACCGCGATCACCGACACGAGTACCGAGCGGCGCGTTCCGGTACCGCCTCACGACGACGAGATCAGCCGCCTCGCGACCACGATGAACGCGATGCTGGACCGACTCGCGGAGGCAGGAGAGAACCAACGACGCTTCGTCGCCGACGCGTCCCATGAGCTGCGTAGTCCGCTCACCCGCATCCGCACTGAGCTCGAGGTGGATCTCAACCAACCCGAACGCGCCGACCTCGCAGCGACCCACGGCCTCGTCCTGGAAGAGACCGTTGCACTGCAACAACTCGTCGACGACCTGCTCTACCTCGCCCGCGCCGACGCGAACGCCGCGCCACTGCGCCGCCGACCGACCGATCTCGACGACATCGTCCTCAGCGAGGTGCGGCGGGTCCGCGAGGGGCAGGCCGTCACGATCGATGCCGCCGGTGTCACCGCGGCCCACGCGGAAGTCGACCCCGGCCAGACCACCCGGGTAGTGCGCAACCTGCTCGACAACGCGATCCGGCACGCGACGTCCTCGGTGAAGGTCCAACTTCGGGAGCTCGACGGGGCTGTGGAGCTGCGGATCACCGACGACGGGCCGGGCGTGCCGGCCGGGCGACGCGAGGACGTGTTCGCCCGGTTCGCCCGCCTCGACGACGCCCGGGCTCGCGACGAGGGCGGCACCGGCCTGGGCCTCGCCATCAGCCGTGAGATCGCGGTACGTCACGGTGGTTCCCTGGTCATCGACCCCGACCACCGCGGCGGAGCATCCTTCGTCCTCACCCTGCCCCGCTGA